In Takifugu flavidus isolate HTHZ2018 chromosome 5, ASM371156v2, whole genome shotgun sequence, the following proteins share a genomic window:
- the kcnt1b gene encoding potassium channel subfamily T member 1 isoform X10, whose amino-acid sequence MAGAKLTPSPSEIDPDVKTEVQKTPEPIWINPSNSLRTMGSFESDAGQRVQVEFYVNENTFKERLKLFFIKNQRSSLRIRLFNFSLKILTCALYILRVSLDNPNFNASPWACAACRNNTGLNVTESSKINWELIFWVNRRDPLWAIQVTVALISFLETMLITYLSYKGNICEQMFQISFILEMINTVPFIITIFWHPLKNIFVPVFLNCWLAKGALENMINDFHRAIQRTHSAMFNQVFILICTLLCLVFTGACGIQHLERAGKQLSLFDSFYFCIVTFSTVGYGDVTPQIWPSQLLVVILICVALVVLPLQFEELAYLWMESQKLGGNYSRHRAQTEKHVVLCVSSLKIDLLMDFLNEFYAHPRLQDYYVVILCPTEMDIQVRRILQIPLWSQRVIYLQGSALKDQDLMRAKMDDAEACFILSSRNEVDRTAADHQTILRAWAAKDFAPNCPLYVQILKPENKFHVKFADHVVCEEEFKYAMLALNCVCPATSTLVTLLVHTSRGQEGQLSPEQWQRTYGRCSGNEVYHIRLCDSKFFGEYDGKSFTYASFHAHKKYGVCLIGVKREDNKSILLNPGPRHIMASTDTCYYINITKEENSAFIFKQEEKHNKGLPLTGLYDAPSRLPVHSIIASMVDQTASFGTVAIDLQNPDPPEESGKLALPTENGAGSRRPSIAPVLEIADSSAILPCDLLSDQSEDEANQSDEEGSVGSDFVKGYPPNSPYIGSSPTLCHLLPQKAPFCCLRLDKGCTHNSFEDAKAYGFKNKLIIVSAETAGNGLYNFIVPLRAYYRPRKELNPIVLLLDYPPDNHFLEAICCFPMVYFMTGTIDNLDNLLQCGIIYADNLVVVDKESTMSAEEDYMADAKTIVNVQTMFRLFPSLSIITELTHPSNMRFMQFRAKDCYSLALSKLEKIERDKGSNLAFMFRLPFAAGRVFSISMLDTLLYQSFVKDYMIAIVRLLLGLDTTPGSGYLCAMKITEEDLWIRTYGRLFQKLCSSSAEIPIGIYRTESHMFSNTECKDSYAQSQLSVNAEHGAEHRERGESWKEKTAHRNSTTSDQSEHPLLRKKSMQWARRLSRKNAKPSSRAERISQQRLNLYRRSERQELSELVKNRMKHLGLPTVGYEDVSNLTASDVMNRVNLGYLQELQDIAEHPYTEGTRPPDEMNDHQNTLSYVLINPPPDTMLELNDIVYIIRSDPLAHMPEDSQVGQARIGKNKQDFGTEMRDETHL is encoded by the exons GGTGCAGGTGGAGTTCTACGTGAATGAAAACACCTTCAAGGAGAGGCTGAAgcttttcttcattaaaaaccAAAGGTCAA GCCTGAGAATCCGTCTCTTCAACTTCTCACTGAAGATCCTGACCTGTGCCCTCTATATACTGAGAGTCAGCCTGGATAACCCCAACTTCAACGCCAGCCCATGGGCATG TGCTGCGTGCCGAAATAACACTGGGCTAAATGTGACAGAGTCATCAAAAATAAACTG GGAGTTGATTTTCTGGGTAAACAGACGAGATCCACTGTGGGCAATACAG gtgaCGGTGGCCTTAATCAGTTTTTTGGAGACCATGCTTATTACTTATCTGAGCTACAAG GGGAACATTTGCGAGCAGATGTTCCAGATATCCTTCATATTGGAGATGATCAACACAGTGCCATTTATAATCACA ATTTTCTGGCATCCTTTGAAAAACATATTTGTTCCCGTATTTCTTAATTGCTGGCTTGCCAAAGGTGCCCTGGAGAACATGATT AATGACTTCCACCGGGCCATCCAGAGGACCCATTCTGCTATGTTCAACCAGGTGTTCATTCTCATCTGCACCTTGCTGTGTCTAGTTTTCACCGG AGCTTGTGGCATCCAGCATTTGGAAAGAGCTGGAAAACAACTTTCCTTGTTTGACtccttttatttctgtatcGTCACCTTCTCCACGGTTGGCTATGGGGACGTCACGCCCCAGATCTGGCCCTCCCAGCTGCTCGTGGTCATTCTCATTTGCGTTGCCTTGGTGGTGCTCCCACTGCAG TTTGAAGAACTAGCATACCTCTGGATGGAGAGCCAGAAGTTAGGAGGGAACTATAGCCGACACAGGGCTCAAACTGAGAAGCATGTGGTGTTATGTGTCAGCTCACTGAAGATCGACCTACTGATGGATTTCCTCAATGAGTTCTATGCTCATCCTAGACTACAG GACTATTATGTGGTGATCTTGTGTCCAACCGAGATGGACATTCAGGTTCGCCGTATCCTCCAAATCCCTTTGTGGTCTCAGAGGGTCATCTACCTTCAAGGTTCTGCCCTCAAAGACCAGGATCTAATGAGGGCCAA GATGGATGATGCTGAGGCCTGCTtcatcctcagcagcaggaacgAGGTCGATCGAACTGCTGCT gatCACCAGACTATTTTGAGAGCCTGGGCTGCAAAAGACTTTGCTCCAAACTGTCCTCTTTATGTCCAGATCCTCAAACCGGAAAATAAATTCCATGTTAAATTTGCAG ATCATGTTGTCTGCGAAGAGGAGTTCAAATATGCCATGTTGGCTCTGAACTGTGTATGTCCGGCCACGTCTACCTTAGTCACACTCCTGGTTCACACCTCCAGAGGACA GGAAGGACAACTGTCACCAGAGCAATGGCAAAGGACGTATGGACGCTGCTCTGGAAACGAGGTCTATCACATCCGACTGTGCGACAGCAAGTTCTTTGGGGAGTACGATGGGAAAAGCTTCACCTACGCATCCTTCCACGCCCATAAGAA GTATGGTGTGTGTTTGATCGGAGTGAAAAGAGAGGACAACAAGAGCATTCTCCTGAACCCTGGCCCCCGGCACATCATGGCCTCCACCGACACTTGCTACTACATCAACATCACCAAGGAGGAGAACTCGGCATTCATCTTCAAACAAGAGGAAAAGCACAACAAGGGCCTCCCCCTCACAGGCCTCTATGACGCCCCCTCCAGACTGCCAGTGCACAGCATCATTGCCAGCATGG TTGATCAGACTGCTTCGTTTG GGACTGTTGCCATAGATCTACAGAACCCCGATCCCCCAGAAGAAAGCGGCAAGCTGGCGTTGCCGACAGAGAACGGCGCAGGAAGCCGGAGGCCGAGCATTGCACCCGTCCTAGAAATCGCAGACTCCTCCGCCATTCTGCCCTGCGACCTTCTCAGTGATCAATCTGAGGATGAAGCCAACCAGTCAGACGAGGAGGGCTCTGTCGGGTCTGA tTTTGTGAAGGGCTACCCTCCCAACTCGCCCTACATCGGCAGCTCTCCCACATTGTGCCACCTCCTGCCACAGAAAGCTCCATTCTGCTGCCTCCGCCTGGACAAG GGCTGTACGCATAACAGCTTTGAGGATGCCAAGGCCTACGGCTTCAAGAATAAGTTGATTATAGTTTCTGCTGAGACGGCAGGAAATGGTCTCTACAATTTCATTGTCCCTCTTCGCGCTTACTATCGGCCCAGGAAGGAGCTGAACCcaatagtgctgctgctggactacCC CCCAGACAATCACTTCTTAGAGGCCATTTGCTGCTTTCCTATGGTTTACTTCATGACTGGAACTATTGACAA CTTGGACAACCTCCTGCAGTGTGGCATAATCTACGCAGACAATTTGGTGGTGGTGGACAAAGAGAGCACAATGAGCGCCGAGGAGGACTACATGGCAGACGCCAAGACCATCGTCAATGTCCAGACTATGTTCAG GTTGTTTCCCAGTCTCAGCATCATTACTGAGCTCACACATCCGTCCAACATGAGGTTCATGCAGTTCAGAGCCAAGGACTGCtactcactcgctctctctaAACTGGAGAAG ATAGAACGCGATAAGGGCTCCAACTTGGCTTTCATGTTCCGTCTGCCGTTTGCAGCAGGCAGGGTGTTCAGCATTAGCATGTTAGATACACTGCTTTACCAG TCTTTTGTTAAGGACTACATGATTGCAATCGTGAGGCTTCTCCTGGGTCTGGACACCACACCTGGATCTGGATACCTCTGCGCT ATGAAGATAACAGAGGAGGATCTGTGGATCAGGACTTACGGCAGACTCTTCCAGAAGCTTTGTTCCTCAAGCGCCGAGATCCCAATTGGGATCTATCGCACAGAGTCGCACATGTTCTCAAACACGGAG TGCAAGGACAGTTATGCACAG TCTCAGCTGTCCGTCAACGCTGAACACGGCGCGGAGCACCGCGAGCGAGGGGAGTCCTGGAAGGAGAAAACGGCGCACAGAAACTCCACCACCAGCGACCAGTCCGAGCACCCGCtgctgaggaagaagagcatGCAGTGGGCGCGGCGACTCAGCAGGAAGAACGCCAAACCgtccagcagagcagagcgcaTCTCGCAGCAGAGACTCAACCTGTACCGACGCTCTGAACGGCAGGAGCTCTCCGAGCTGGTGAAGAACCGCATGAAGCACCTGGGTCTGCCCACGGTCGGATACG AGGATGTTTCTAATCTCACTGCGAGCGATGTCATGAATCGAGTAAATCTAGGATATTTGCAAG AGTTGCAGGACATTGCAGAGCATCCGTATACAGAGGGGACCAGGCCACCAG ACGAAATGAACGACCATCAGAACACGCTGTCCTACGTCCTCATCAACCCTCCTCCTGACACCATGCTGGAGCTCAACGACATCGT CTACATCATCCGGTCCGACCCGCTGGCACACATGCCAGAGGACTCGCAGGTAGGGCAGGCACGCATCGGCAAGAACAAGCAGGACTTTGGCACAGAGATGAGGGATGAGACTCACCTCTGA